One genomic window of Scatophagus argus isolate fScaArg1 chromosome 16, fScaArg1.pri, whole genome shotgun sequence includes the following:
- the tnnt1 gene encoding troponin T, slow skeletal muscle isoform X2 codes for MSDVEEEYEDQTEEVEEEEEEAQPEQAEEDGVEQQEYQEEERPKPKPMVPQLAPPKIPEGDRVDFDDIHRKRMEKDLLELHTLIDVHFEQRKKDEEELISLKERIERRRSERAEIQRIRAEKEKDRQNRIAEERHRKENEEAKKKADEDAKKKKVLSGMGANFGGFLAKAETKRGKRLTGREIKKKTLAERREPLGIENLREDALKQRAQEMWNWIYQLESEKFDFIEHMKHQKYEITVLLNRIQHAQKFKKGHGKGKVGGRWK; via the exons ATGTCAGATGTGGAAGAGGAGTACGA GGATCAGACAGAGG AggttgaagaggaggaggaggaggcccaACCTgagcaggcagaggaggatGGAGTAG AGCAGCAAGAGTACCAAG AGGAAGAACGACCCAAACCCAA ACCAATGGTGCCTCAACTTGCACCTCCAAAGATTCCTGAGGGGGACAGGGTGGATTTTGAT GACATCCACAGAAAGCGTATGGAGAAGGACTTACTCGAGCTGCATACTCTGATCGACGTTCACTTcgagcagaggaagaaggatgAGGAAGAACTCATCAGCCTCAAGGAACGGATC GAACGTCGCCGGTCAGAGAGAGCTGAGATCCAGAGGATTAgagcagagaaggaaaaggacagacagaacaggatTGCG GAGGAACGTCACAGAAAAGAGAACGAGGAGGCCAAGAAGAAAGCTGATGAAGAcgccaagaagaagaaagtgctGTCTGGCATGGGAGCGAACTTTGGAGGCTTCCTGGCCAAG GCTGAGACGAAGAGAGGCAAACGTCTAACGGGCAGAGAGATCAAGAAGAAGACTTTGGCTGAGAGACGGGAGCCACTAGGCATTGAAAATTTAAGGGAGGATGCACTCAA GCAACGGGCCCAGGAGATGTGGAATTGGATCTACCAGCTGGAGTCTGAGAAGTTTGACTTCATTGAGCACATGAAGCACCAGAAATACGAG ATCACCGTATTGCTGAACAGAATCCAGCATGCTCAGAAATT TAAAAAGGGCCATGGCAAAGGGAAGGTGGGCGGTCGCTGGAAGTAA
- the syt5a gene encoding synaptotagmin Va, producing MRLVSVAGPRVRRAAKEEEREREPPPQQPPSHHSNHQFNSMKNKFFNELTHLPNHKLNLPMWAVGAIVVVVLALVACLGFCIYKKCFNKGKKPKKVRERKGGRGRRKKEKEGEEGEDKKEGEEGKEEEEKENFGKLEYTLDYNFTENQLIVGILQAQDLAAMDMGGTSDPYVKVYMLPDKKKKFETKVQRKNLCPVFNETFTFKIPYSELGGQTLVLQVFDFDRFGKHDVIGEIKIPMNSIDLGQPIHEWKDLVGGEKEEQEKLGDICISLRYVPTAGKLTVNIMEAKNLKKMDVGGLSDPFVKVVLQHNGKRLKKKKTSVKQNTLNPYFNESFSFEIPFSQIQKVQVLITVYDYDKLGSNDPIGKCWIGYGATGVGLRHWSDMLANPRRPVAQWHTLLPEEEVDAALKAPIR from the exons ATGCGATTGGTCAGCGTGGCGGGGCCGCGAGTGCGCAGGGCggccaaggaggaggagagggagagggagcctCCACCTCAGCAACCCCCCTCCCACCACTCCAACCATCAGTTCAACAGCATGAAGAACAAGTTCTTCAATGAGCTCACCCACCTGCcaa ATCATAAACTCAACT TGCCCATGTGGGCTGTAGGAGCCATTGTGGTCGTGGTTCTTGCTCTTGTTGCCTGTCTGGGATTCTGCATCTACAAGAAGTGCTTCAACAAGGGCAAGAAGCCCAAGAAGGTCCgtgagaggaaaggaggacGAGGGCgcaggaagaaggagaaggagggcgAGGAAGGAGAGGACAAGAAG gagggagaggaaggaaaggaagaggaggagaaggaaaactTTGGCAAACTGGAGTACACACTGGATTACAACTTTACTGAAAACCAG ctgataGTGGGCATCCTCCAGGCTCAGGACCTTGCAGCCATGGACATGGGTGGAACCTCTGACCCATATGTCAAAGTCTACATGCTGCcggacaagaagaagaagtttgagACCAAAGTCCAGCGCAAAAACCTCTGTCCCGTCTTCAATGAGACCTTCACCTTTAAG ATACCATACAGCGAGCTGGGAGGTCAGACTCTGGTGCTACAGGTGTTTGATTTTGACCGCTTTGGTAAACATGATGTCATTGGCGAGATCAAGATCCCCATGAACTCTATAGACCTTGGACAGCCTATACATGAATGGAAGGATCTGgttggaggagagaaagaagag CAAGAGAAGCTGGGTGATATCTGTATTTCCCTTCGTTACGTCCCCACGGCTGGTAAGCTAACGGTTAACATCATGGAAGCCAAGAACCTGAAGAAGATGGATGTCGGAGGATTGTCAG ATCCTTTTGTTAAGGTGGTGCTGCAGCACAACGGGAAGcgactgaagaagaagaagacatcagtcaaacaaaacactttgaatCCTTACTTCAATGAGAGCTTTAGCTTTGAGATCCCCTTCTCCCAGATCCAG AAAGTCCAGGTGCTGATCACTGTGTACGACTACGACAAGCTGGGCAGTAACGACCCCATCGGCAAGTGCTGGATCGGATACGGTGCCACCGGTGTTGGGCTACGCCACTGGTCAGACATGCTAGCCAATCCCAGGCGTCCAGTCGCCCAGTGGCACACGCTGCTgccagaggaggaggtggatgctgCTCTGAAGGCCCCCATACGttaa
- the tnnt1 gene encoding troponin T, slow skeletal muscle isoform X1, translated as MSDVEEEYEDQTEEVEEEEEEAQPEQAEEDGVEQQEYQDQDAQEEEEERPKPKPMVPQLAPPKIPEGDRVDFDDIHRKRMEKDLLELHTLIDVHFEQRKKDEEELISLKERIERRRSERAEIQRIRAEKEKDRQNRIAEERHRKENEEAKKKADEDAKKKKVLSGMGANFGGFLAKAETKRGKRLTGREIKKKTLAERREPLGIENLREDALKQRAQEMWNWIYQLESEKFDFIEHMKHQKYEITVLLNRIQHAQKFKKGHGKGKVGGRWK; from the exons ATGTCAGATGTGGAAGAGGAGTACGA GGATCAGACAGAGG AggttgaagaggaggaggaggaggcccaACCTgagcaggcagaggaggatGGAGTAG AGCAGCAAGAGTACCAAG ATCAAGATGCCCAGGAGGAAG AGGAAGAACGACCCAAACCCAA ACCAATGGTGCCTCAACTTGCACCTCCAAAGATTCCTGAGGGGGACAGGGTGGATTTTGAT GACATCCACAGAAAGCGTATGGAGAAGGACTTACTCGAGCTGCATACTCTGATCGACGTTCACTTcgagcagaggaagaaggatgAGGAAGAACTCATCAGCCTCAAGGAACGGATC GAACGTCGCCGGTCAGAGAGAGCTGAGATCCAGAGGATTAgagcagagaaggaaaaggacagacagaacaggatTGCG GAGGAACGTCACAGAAAAGAGAACGAGGAGGCCAAGAAGAAAGCTGATGAAGAcgccaagaagaagaaagtgctGTCTGGCATGGGAGCGAACTTTGGAGGCTTCCTGGCCAAG GCTGAGACGAAGAGAGGCAAACGTCTAACGGGCAGAGAGATCAAGAAGAAGACTTTGGCTGAGAGACGGGAGCCACTAGGCATTGAAAATTTAAGGGAGGATGCACTCAA GCAACGGGCCCAGGAGATGTGGAATTGGATCTACCAGCTGGAGTCTGAGAAGTTTGACTTCATTGAGCACATGAAGCACCAGAAATACGAG ATCACCGTATTGCTGAACAGAATCCAGCATGCTCAGAAATT TAAAAAGGGCCATGGCAAAGGGAAGGTGGGCGGTCGCTGGAAGTAA
- the LOC124073597 gene encoding ferritin, middle subunit: MESQVRQNYHRDCEAAINRMVNMELFASYTYTSMAFYFSRDDVALPGFSHFFKENSEEEREHAEKLLSFQNKRGGRIFLQDIKKPERDEWGSGLEAMQCALQLEKNVNQALLDLHKLASQHVDPHLCDFLETHYLNEQVEAIKKLGDHITNLTRMDSHNNKMAEYLFDKHSLGGKS; the protein is encoded by the exons ATGGAGTCCCAAGTGCGTCAGAACTACCACCGCGACTGCGAGGCCGCCATCAACCGTATGGTCAACATGGAGCTGTTTGCTTCTTACACCTACACTTCAATG GCCTTTTACTTCTCCCGTGATGATGTGGCCCTTCCAGGCTTCTCCCATTTCTTCAAGGAgaacagtgaggaggagagggagcatGCAGAGAAGCTGCTGTCCTTCCAGAACAAGAGAGGAGGACGCATCTTCCTCCAGGACATCAAG AAACCGGAGCGTGATGAGTGGGGGAGCGGGCTGGAGGCCATGCAGTGCGCCCTGCAGCTGGAGAAGAATGTCAACCAGGCTCTGCTGGACCTGCACAAGCTGGCCTCTCAACATGTAGACCCTCAT CTGTGTGACTTCCTGGAGACCCACTACCTGAACGAGCAGGTGGAGGCCATCAAGAAGCTGGGCGATCACATTACCAACCTCACCCGCATGGATTCCCACAACAACAAGATGGCGGAGTACTTGTTTGACAAGCACTCCCTGGGGGGCAAGAGCTAA